In the Daphnia pulicaria isolate SC F1-1A chromosome 2, SC_F0-13Bv2, whole genome shotgun sequence genome, one interval contains:
- the LOC124326433 gene encoding cuticle protein 18.7-like, which translates to MKIYILAVLLGVVCFASAQQNPTGWNYNPYLYFPYSALSPPAQETAEVAAARASHLAAHAAAARGRRSIPDSPEVWAAKVEHYRAYAAASAANGVVSTLPTLYTNEVAAARAAHFAAHAAAAARGKRSVADAPDVAAAKLEHVRAHAAAAAANGVVSSLRHLEPVAVWGPPQPVQDTPEVAAARAAHMAALAAAAARGKRSVQDTPEVMAATIEHYRAYNAAATANGFPMTLLPARYANMPFGMPQPVQETAEVAAARRAHMAALAHATARG; encoded by the exons ATGAAGATCTAC ATTCTCGCAGTGCTTTTGGGTGTGGTTTGCTTTGCATCCGCTCAGCAGAACCCAACTGGATGGAACTACAATCCTTACCTCTACTTCCCTTATTCCGCTCTCAGTCCACCAGCACAGGAGACGGCGGAAGTAGCCGCCGCAAGGGCTTCTCACTTGGCCGCTCACGCTGCTGCCGCTCGTGGACGACGATCGATTCCCGACAGTCCCGAAGTCTGGGCCGCTAAAGTCGAACATTACCGCGCATACGCCGCTGCATCCGCTGCCAACGGTGTCGTTTCCACCCTCCCAACTCTTTACACCAAcgaagttgctgctgctcgcGCCGCTCATTTTGCCGCTcacgccgctgccgccgcccgCGGTAAACGATCCGTCGCAGATGCCCCCGATGTGGCCGCTGCCAAACTCGAACATGTCCGCGCTcacgccgccgctgccgccgctaaTGGAGTCGTTTCTAGCCTTCGCCATTTGGAACCCGTTGCCGTTTGGGGACCCCCACAGCCCGTCCAGGACACTCCCGAAGTCGCCGCTGCCCGTGCTGCCCATATGGCCGCTCTAGCTGCCGCTGCCGCTCGTGGTAAACGATCCGTTCAAGACACTCCCGAAGTGATGGCCGCCACCATCGAGCATTACCGCGCCTACAACGCCGCCGCAACCGCCAACGGATTTCCCATGACTTTACTCCCGGCCCGTTATGCCAACATGCCGTTCGGTATGCCCCAACCCGTTCAGGAAACTGCCGAGGTCGCCGCTGCCCGTCGCGCTCACATGGCCGCTCTCGCTCACGCCACTGCCCGAGGTTAA
- the LOC124326202 gene encoding secreted effector protein EspF(U)-like isoform X2, with amino-acid sequence MKTSVAVVVVLMACAVSAQFPAGFNYNPFLYYPYTAQPAPVQETAEVVAARATHAAAHASARGSRVIAAQPVPVWGQPGAVLDTPEVWAAKVEHYRAHSAAAAANGVVSTLPPLQVVGWGVPQPVQDTPEVAAARAAHLAAHAAAARGKRSIADAPDVAAAKLEHIRAHAVAAAANGVVSSLRHLEPVPVWGPPQPVQDTPEVAAARAAHMAALAAAAARGKRSIADAPDVAALKLEHIRAHAAAAAANGVLSSLRHLEPQVPVWGPPQPVQDTPEVAAARAAHMAALAAARGKRSIADTPEVMAATIEHYRAYNAAAAANGIMAYLPARYANMPFGMPQQVQETPEVAAARRAHLAAHAHAAARVAKVVAVQPIPTPVPVWSQPAVIQDTPEVYAAKLAFFRAFNEAAIRSG; translated from the exons ATGAAAACCTCA GTGGCAGTCGTTGTCGTTTTGATGGCATGTGCCGTCTCTGCCCAGTTCCCGGCTGGTTTCAATTACAATCCCTTCCTCTACTACCCCTACACCGCCCAACCGGCGCCCGTACAGGAAACGGCCGAAGTTGTCGCCGCCCGTGCCACTCACGCTGCTGCTCACGCTTCCGCCAGAGGATCACGAGTCATCGCCGCTCAGCCCGTTCCTGTTTGGGGACAACCCGGTGCCGTTTTGGACACTCCCGAAGTCTGGGCCGCTAAAGTCGAACATTACCGCGCCCATTcggccgctgctgccgccAACGGAGTCGTTTCGACCCTTCCACCTCTGCAAGTCGTCGGATGGGGAGTCCCGCAACCCGTCCAGGACACTCCCGAAGTAGCTGCAGCTCGTGCCGCTCATTTGGCCGCTCACGCCGCTGCTGCCCGTGGTAAAAGATCCATCGCAGATGCCCCCGATGTGGCCGCTGCCAAACTCGAACACATCCGCGCTCACGCTGTCGCTGCCGCCGCTAATGGAGTCGTTTCCAGCCTTCGCCATTTGGAACCCGTTCCCGTCTGGGGACCCCCACAGCCCGTCCAGGACACTCCCGAAGTCGCCGCTGCCCGTGCTGCCCATATGGCCGCTCTAGCTGCCGCTGCCGCTCGTGGCAAACGATCCATCGCCGATGCTCCCGACGTTGCGGCTCTTAAACTCGAACACATCCGCGCTcacgccgctgccgccgctgccAACGGAGTCCTTTCCAGCCTGCGCCATTTGGAGCCCCAAGTTCCCGTCTGGGGTCCCCCACAGCCCGTCCAGGACACTCCCGAAGTCGCTGCTGCTCGTGCTGCCCACATGGCTGCTTTGGCTGCCGCCCGCGGTAAACGCTCCATCGCTGACACTCCCGAAGTGATGGCCGCTACCATCGAGCATTACCGCGCCTACAACGCCGCAGCTGCCGCTAACGGAATCATGGCCTACCTGCCGGCCCGTTATGCCAACATGCCCTTCGGTATGCCCCAACAGGTTCAAGAGACTCCCGAAGTAGCCGCTGcccgtcgcgctcacctggcCGCCCACGCCCATGCCGCCGCCCGAGTTGCCAAAGTTGTCGCCGTTCAGCCGATCCCAACTCCCGTCCCCGTGTGGAGCCAACCGGCCGTCATCCAGGACACACCCGAAGTTTACGCAGCCAAATTGGCCTTCTTCCGCGCTTTCAACGAAGCCGCCATTCGCTCCGGTTGA